AAAAAGGAGAGATTTCATACGTACAGGATGATATAGATAGAAGCATGTATCATTACGCAATAGATTTTTTAGGACAGCATGGATATCATCAGTATGAGATATCTAATTTTGCTAAGAGATATTGTGAGTGTGAGCATAATAAAGTTTATTGGAATGATGAATGCTATATAGGAATAGGATTGGGTGCACATTCGTATTTTGCTGGTAAAAGATACAATAATACATATGATATGAATCAGTATATAAAAAGTGTGAAAAGAGGGATAGGGCCTCATGAAAATATAGAGGCGATATCAAAAACAAGAGATATGTCAGACTATATGATTTTGGGGCTTAGGTTGGCTAGTGGAGTTAGTAAGAAAAAATTTTATGAAAGATTTAATGAGAGCCTGGATTTGGTGTATCTAGTTAAGATAGAGGATCTTAAGGCCCGTGGTTTAATAAAGTGTGATGCAGATAAAGTAGTGTTAACAAAGCTAGGATTGGATTTAGCTAATAAAGTCTTTGTAGAATTTATTTAAAGGGGGATAATTTTGAAAAATATAAATATACAAAAAATTTTTATGTGGGTGTTCGCGCTAATTCCCATAATAGTAGTGGCAAGCGTATATAGAATGATCCCTAATAGATGTATTGTGGGAATAAATATGGCAAAGAGTCTATTTTATGGTGCAAAAAAAATGCTATGGATATTATGTGTGGTGCCAGTAGTAATTGCTATAGCCACAACAATATTTTCAAGGTACACTAAAAATTCGAATAGTAATATGCAAAAAGTTGCTGTATCAATTAGTATATTTGTAATCGGATATGTGTCAGCAATAATTTTAGAAAATTTTGACTTAAATATTATAGATGTGTATAATGTCGCGTGTTTTAGTATAGCAATATTGTTTGCAACGCTAGGGAGTAGCACAATTATTGAGATAAAGAATCCATGGACAATGCAAGATTTGAATGTGCGAGATAAAACACAGGAATTAGCTTGCAACTTGTGTATCATAGGAGGATTGATACAAGCGTTGTCGTCAATTTTTCTAAAGCAGCAAAAACTTTTTTATGTGATGATGCTAACGTTTGTAATATGTCTTATAATGCCCAATGTTATATCATATGTGTGGTATAGCAAAAAAAATAAATAAGGAGATGCTAAAATATGAAATATATACAGAAGGTGAAAAATTATTTTAGGGATATAAGAATAAAAAGTGCAATGAAAAATTATTTAGATCGATATATAGAATTAGCACAGTTTATAATGACAAATGGAAGTGGTGTCAATATACAAGATATAAAAAAGTATTTAACTGATATTAAAGATAATGAAGAGATGGTTAGATTTATGATAAATAAATTAAAAAAATGCGATTTTACAGTTTTAATGTATGCTGCAATAAGAGAGGACGAAGATCTTACAAGTAATATTATATCTAATCACTTGTGTGGGATAAATAAAAAAGATCGGTTGGGGTATACAGCGCTTATGTATGCATGTAGATTTAATAAAAGCGATAGAATAGTAAAAATGTTACTTGAAAATGGTGCTGATGTTAATAATATATCAAAAAGGAAAAAAACAGCATTTAATTTTGCAAAAGACAACGGAAATGATATAATAATATCAGTGGTAGGACGGGCTATATTAAATGATAGTATACCTCTTGTTGCTAAAAGAACAAGGGAGGTTAGGTTCAGTTTAGACTAATGGGGGGATGTTAATTTGAATAGTTATCCAAAATATAATCCTGACACAAAGAAGTATGAGATATATACTTTGGAGGAATTGGTGACTATGTCTAGTGGATGGACTGAAGGTATGCCCAAGTATGGAACATATGTACTTATGAATGATATAGATATGAAAGGATATAATGATTTTATTCCAATAGGACATAAAAGAGAGAGAGCGTTCGTGGGTACATTCGATGGGAACAATCATTGTATAAAAAATCTTAAGATAGATAGTGATCAAAAATATGTTGCTTTGTTCAAGTACTTAGGGAACAAAGAAGGTGGTTATGCGTGCGTTAGGAATTTACGTATGGAAAATTGCGACATAAAGGGAAGCCGCAATGTTGCATGCATAGCTGGAGTTAATTATGGAAGGATAGAAAATTGTTTTGTTTCAGGTAAGGTAAGATGTGATAGCATGGTAGGATCGCACGGAGTAGGCGGAATATCAGGTAAGAATAAAGCGTACGGATTTATAAAGAATTGTATTGTGAATGCAGATATAGAAGGTAGTTATGATGTAGGTGGAATTTCTGGTATACAAGAAGAAGGCGGGGTAGTGGTAGGCTGCCTTGTTGTTGGAACACTTAAAGCAAATGATGGCAACGGTATGGTAGGAGGAATAGTTGGTTCGTCTAATGCGGGGAATTGTATTAGAAAATGTTTAGTTGCTGTAAATAGCATATCCGGGAAAAGATATGTGGGTAAAATAATTGGACAGTTTAATGATGAGAGTTGTGATAATATAAGGGACAACATGGTTTGGGAAGGAATACAAATACTAGGAAATGAAGGCGGAGTGATAGAAGTTAAATCTATGTCGGTATATTCTGTAAAAGATTATATCAAACGTAGGTACGGAAAAGAATGGGATATTACATCTTTGATTGATTTGCCTATGAGAATGGATTTACCAATAATTACGTCAGTGCCTGTGTCGAGGATAAGTTCAAAAGGAGAACTTGTAATAAAAGCCAGGGTGTTACCTCATAATGATAATTATAAAGTTAATGTATATTACTGGAGTAGTTTTAATAAGTTTATCCGAATAGCAGATATGAAAAAGGTAAATGGTGAGTACAAATGTGTAATAAAAGGTTTGAGCCGAAGCAAAAGAGTGTATTATTATATAAGAGTTGAAGGTGACCCTGAAATAACATGGCCTTATTACAAAGAGGAACCAGTATGTGTTAATGTAGGAGACTATGGTATACAAAAACGCCCAAGTCAGATTACGCTAACAATGGGTAATGACATAAATAATGTTGGTGTCAATTGGATTACGCATAGTACAATAGAAGACACAGTTCTGTGGCATAAGAAAAAAGGTTCAAGTGATTGGGTGGAGACATTGGGTGTTAGTCATGAAATGAAAAAGAGTGAACTTAAAAGTCACAAAGTTAGGATGGAAAATTTAGAGCCAGATACAGTATATCAATACAAAGTTGGAGATAAGTACGGACATGATAGCGGGCTATTAGAATTTAAGACTGTACCGAAAAATGAATTTTCGTTTTTGTTTATAGCTGATCCTCAGGCTGTTAGCAGGAAGGATTATGTTACCTTCCGCAAATGTATGGATAGTGCGACTAAAAACTTTACTCCAGATTTTATAGTGAATGCGGGAGATATAACGCAAAATGGGTATAAGGCAACTGAGTGGAAAGCGTGTTTTGATATGTTGAGCGAATATTTTAATCGATTTCTTACTATATCAATACCAGGTAACCACGAAAATAAGGGTGATCCATACTTTAGCCAATACGTTAATAGATTTTTTATGCCAAAGACTAAGTTAGCTATTCCAAGCCGTGGGACTATAGGTGAGTTTAAGTGTGGTATAGCACATATAGTTACTGTTAATACGGAAATAATGAGAGAGACGGGGGTTAGAGAAAAACAGATATCTTGGATGAAAAATATATTTAAAAAGAGTGATTGTAAGTGGAAGATACTTGTGTTGCACCGAGGAATGTACATGGTTAACCATAGTTCTAAAAAGATTAGAAAATATTTCGAAGGGGTACTGGAGGAGGTTGGTGTAAATCTTGTGTTAAATGGACATGATCATATTTACACTAGAGCTACTAACAATGGTATAACGTATATAACAGGAGGAACGTGTGGCAATAAATTTTATGAGTATATCAATGAAGAAAATTTGAATATAGACGTGTGGCGTGATGACAAAGGATGTCAAACTTATAGTATAGTGAAGGTAAATGAAGGTGCCATAAATATAGATGTGTACTCAAAAAAAGATGAAGATGATTGGGATAATTGGATATTAATAGATAAAGTAGAAATTAAGTAATATTAGATATAGTATACTTAGTATGCCCTGTAGGAATTTGCCTATAACGAATGGTAGGGTACGTATATCGGACTTGGATAAGGTACTAAATATTTGGGAATGTATTGAAAGACCAGCAAAGCCTAATAGAAATGATGTTAGCAAAAGTTTTAGTAAAAGGCTAGTGTTAGAAAGATTAGCTATTAGGGATATGCCGCTTGTCATTTCAAAAAGGCCGCTGATGCAGGAGGATACTACACCTTGTTCTAAGCCAAACCAATAGATAATAGGCGAGAATATATTTGTAATGAATGCAAGAAAGGAAGTTTTGTTAAGTAGTTTAATTATTACTGAAAAAAATATTATGAAGCCAGCTATGTTTATCATTGTGTTTATGGCGGATACAACAGACGAAGTAAATATACATGTTAAACTTTTTTGCGTTTGTTTTGTGCTTGAACAAAGAGAAGTAAGGTAGGTTTTTTTGATTTGGCAAGTGTTGTTTCGTTTATAGAATGAGAATATTATTCCTACTGATATGGCTGAGAGTACGTGGCATGCGTACAATAGTAGCCCTATTTTTTTGCTACCAAAAAATCCTAGACCAACTGCAGATATTACAAAAAGTGGTCCTGAGTTATTAGTAAATGTTATAAGACGTTCAGCTTCTGTCTTTGTTAGTAAGCCTTGTTCGTACAGTTTTAGTGTTGAGGTTGCTCCAATAGGGTATCCACTTAGAGTCCCAAGAAAAAATGCTGGTGCTGAAGCTCCTGGAACGTTAAATAGGGGGCGCATTATTCCTTCAAAAAATTTTCCTATGATAACAGATATATTTGTATGGCTTAGGCATTCGCATATTACTAAAAAGGGAAATACTGCGGGAAACACCACATTAAACCATAAACTTATACCAAGTTTGCAGGATGATATGGCATCTTTGGAATATATGATAAGAAGGATTATAAAAGTTGCACATAACAAACTACTAAAGAGTAAAGAAAGTTCCTTTACCAGCCTTAAGCGATATAGTAAAAAAAATGTTGTGAGTGCTAAAATAACGTATATCAATGTAAGTGTACTCCTTTTGCTGGTATGGTATACTACTATATTCTATTGTTGTCTTAGGCGACTTATGCGTAATGTAATATGTGCTAAAATTCGATATTATATTTTGTTTGCAATATGTGATATAATAATGTTAATAGACAGGATGAGAGGTGATGGAGTATGTTGCTTAAAGGAAAGAAAATTTTTATAGGCTTAGTATTGGTAGTAGCATTTTTGCTAGCTACTGTATTAATGACGTCTTCCATCAATATTTTTTCATTATCTGAAGGTGTTAATATAAACTATTCTGATTTAATTAATAAAATAAAGTTGTCAAATGCGTCAAAGTTTTTAACATCAAAAGATGTGCTTCGGTTAGTCAATTATTTTTATGAATATCAGAAGCTTCGTGCAAACATAAAAAATCTTTCGTATGAGGAGCTAAATAGATTTTTGTTTTTGGGAAATTACTTATCTGGATATCTTGATCCAAACTATATAGGGATGACTAAAAATGCCTTGGATGATGTGCTTAGTAGATACCAAGAAATAGCTGACCAAAAAGTTATAGATGGAGTAGCAGAAAAATTAAATGATAAGGTATTGTTGTTAAAGAAAGTTAATGAACTTAAGATGAATGTTAGAAAACTATATGATGCTGACAAAATTTCTAAAGCTTCATATGAAGAAATTATGGATAAGCTTGGTGATATTGAGTACAATATAAATTTGTCTGAACTTAGCTTTGGTAGCATAAAGTTAGATTTAAAAGATATAATAAATGCAATAAATAAAGAAAAGAAAAGTTATAGTAAAAGTGTGGATTTGTCGTTTTTTGAAGATGTTGAGTCTAATATTAGTATGATACAAAGCGAGATAAATGGACTTGAATATATATCGAATTTTGTAAATAACAGCATAAATGTTATTGGCGGAAGTGGTCAATTGCCAATAGGAGTCTCTTCAAAAACAAACTATGAGAGATTTTCAGAAATTGCAAATAATATCGATACAAAGACTCTTTCAAATGTGGTAGAAGTGCTAGAGGGAGATTTATCAAGTACAAAGCTTGAGTCTATTGATTTTGCAAAGACAATGAAGTTTCCGAATATAACAATTGAAGGATCTATTGAAGATGCGTGGGATCTTAATGTGGATGTATCTAGTCTTAATTTAAATAATTTACTTGCACCAGTAGATTTATCACTTGTGTCAGGAGATTCAGTACATAAGTTGTTAAAAGGAATAACTAATGTTAAAGTTCCAGGTATTAATTGGGGAGAAGGCGATTTGATAAGTCCAATGCCTATAGATGTACCAACAACAATACCTACTGTAGTGCCAACAGTATCACCTACAGAGGTACCAACTGCAAAACCAATTGAGACTTTGCCAATTACACCAGATGCAGGTGATCATGAAGGTATTGTATCGCCCGAAGAAACTATTACACCAAGTCCTAATGTGTCAGAAAATCCGAGTGTACCAAGTATACGTTTAAATTATAAGATAGTGGCAGGGCTAGGAATTGTTATGATAGGTGTAGTCTTGTTTTGGAGAATA
The sequence above is drawn from the Clostridiales bacterium genome and encodes:
- a CDS encoding SdpI family protein, whose translation is MKNINIQKIFMWVFALIPIIVVASVYRMIPNRCIVGINMAKSLFYGAKKMLWILCVVPVVIAIATTIFSRYTKNSNSNMQKVAVSISIFVIGYVSAIILENFDLNIIDVYNVACFSIAILFATLGSSTIIEIKNPWTMQDLNVRDKTQELACNLCIIGGLIQALSSIFLKQQKLFYVMMLTFVICLIMPNVISYVWYSKKNK
- a CDS encoding ankyrin repeat domain-containing protein gives rise to the protein MKYIQKVKNYFRDIRIKSAMKNYLDRYIELAQFIMTNGSGVNIQDIKKYLTDIKDNEEMVRFMINKLKKCDFTVLMYAAIREDEDLTSNIISNHLCGINKKDRLGYTALMYACRFNKSDRIVKMLLENGADVNNISKRKKTAFNFAKDNGNDIIISVVGRAILNDSIPLVAKRTREVRFSLD
- a CDS encoding metallophosphoesterase family protein, with the translated sequence MNSYPKYNPDTKKYEIYTLEELVTMSSGWTEGMPKYGTYVLMNDIDMKGYNDFIPIGHKRERAFVGTFDGNNHCIKNLKIDSDQKYVALFKYLGNKEGGYACVRNLRMENCDIKGSRNVACIAGVNYGRIENCFVSGKVRCDSMVGSHGVGGISGKNKAYGFIKNCIVNADIEGSYDVGGISGIQEEGGVVVGCLVVGTLKANDGNGMVGGIVGSSNAGNCIRKCLVAVNSISGKRYVGKIIGQFNDESCDNIRDNMVWEGIQILGNEGGVIEVKSMSVYSVKDYIKRRYGKEWDITSLIDLPMRMDLPIITSVPVSRISSKGELVIKARVLPHNDNYKVNVYYWSSFNKFIRIADMKKVNGEYKCVIKGLSRSKRVYYYIRVEGDPEITWPYYKEEPVCVNVGDYGIQKRPSQITLTMGNDINNVGVNWITHSTIEDTVLWHKKKGSSDWVETLGVSHEMKKSELKSHKVRMENLEPDTVYQYKVGDKYGHDSGLLEFKTVPKNEFSFLFIADPQAVSRKDYVTFRKCMDSATKNFTPDFIVNAGDITQNGYKATEWKACFDMLSEYFNRFLTISIPGNHENKGDPYFSQYVNRFFMPKTKLAIPSRGTIGEFKCGIAHIVTVNTEIMRETGVREKQISWMKNIFKKSDCKWKILVLHRGMYMVNHSSKKIRKYFEGVLEEVGVNLVLNGHDHIYTRATNNGITYITGGTCGNKFYEYINEENLNIDVWRDDKGCQTYSIVKVNEGAINIDVYSKKDEDDWDNWILIDKVEIK
- a CDS encoding sporulation integral membrane protein YlbJ → MIYVILALTTFFLLYRLRLVKELSLLFSSLLCATFIILLIIYSKDAISSCKLGISLWFNVVFPAVFPFLVICECLSHTNISVIIGKFFEGIMRPLFNVPGASAPAFFLGTLSGYPIGATSTLKLYEQGLLTKTEAERLITFTNNSGPLFVISAVGLGFFGSKKIGLLLYACHVLSAISVGIIFSFYKRNNTCQIKKTYLTSLCSSTKQTQKSLTCIFTSSVVSAINTMINIAGFIIFFSVIIKLLNKTSFLAFITNIFSPIIYWFGLEQGVVSSCISGLFEMTSGISLIANLSNTSLLLKLLLTSFLLGFAGLSIHSQIFSTLSKSDIRTLPFVIGKFLQGILSILYLILLNFYFIY